One region of Bacillus zhangzhouensis genomic DNA includes:
- a CDS encoding alpha-ketoacid dehydrogenase subunit beta encodes MTREISMSTALNEAIKLAMKRDEDVILMGEDVAGGAHVDHLQDDEAWGGVLGVTKGIVQEFGRERVLDTPISEAGYVGAAMAAAATGLRPIAELMFNDFIGTCLDQVLNQGAKFRYMFGGKAEVPITIRTTHGAGFRAAAQHSQSLYALFTSIPGLKVVVPSSPYDAKGLLLTAIEDQDPVIFFEDKTLYNITGDVPERYYTLPLGKADVKREGSDVTIFAVGKQVYTALEAAEQLADQGIEAEVIDPRSLSPLDEEAILASVEKTNRLVIVDEANPRCGIAADISSLVADKGFDLLDAPIKKVTAPHTPVPFSPPLEDIYLPTPDRVVNTVLEMIGKRDDKILN; translated from the coding sequence GATGTCATTTTAATGGGGGAAGATGTTGCGGGAGGTGCTCATGTAGACCACTTACAGGATGATGAAGCATGGGGCGGTGTGCTAGGTGTAACGAAAGGAATCGTTCAGGAGTTTGGACGTGAGCGAGTCCTTGACACACCAATTAGTGAAGCTGGCTATGTAGGTGCAGCCATGGCAGCAGCTGCCACAGGGCTAAGACCAATTGCAGAACTCATGTTTAATGATTTTATCGGCACCTGTCTGGACCAAGTGCTGAACCAAGGAGCAAAATTCCGATACATGTTTGGCGGAAAAGCAGAGGTGCCGATCACGATCAGAACGACACATGGAGCAGGTTTTAGAGCAGCTGCCCAGCATTCGCAAAGCTTGTATGCACTGTTTACAAGCATCCCTGGATTAAAAGTAGTGGTGCCTTCATCACCTTATGATGCCAAAGGGTTGCTGCTTACAGCCATTGAGGATCAGGACCCTGTCATTTTTTTTGAAGACAAAACGCTTTACAATATCACAGGAGATGTTCCAGAGCGATACTACACGCTGCCGCTTGGCAAAGCAGATGTGAAAAGAGAAGGCTCAGATGTGACCATTTTTGCGGTAGGCAAACAAGTTTATACAGCACTCGAAGCGGCAGAGCAATTAGCTGATCAAGGTATTGAAGCCGAGGTGATTGATCCAAGAAGCTTGTCGCCGCTCGATGAAGAAGCCATTCTGGCGTCTGTAGAAAAAACAAATCGGCTTGTCATTGTAGATGAAGCAAATCCAAGGTGCGGAATTGCCGCAGACATCTCGTCTTTGGTTGCAGATAAAGGATTCGATTTACTTGACGCACCAATCAAAAAAGTGACGGCTCCTCATACACCAGTACCATTTTCGCCACCTCTTGAAGATATCTACCTACCAACACCTGATAGGGTTGTGAACACTGTCTTAGAGATGATTGGCAAGAGGGATGACAAAATTTTGAACTAA
- a CDS encoding 2-oxo acid dehydrogenase subunit E2 produces MAIEVVMPKLGMSMKEGTVSVWNKEVGETVNKGESIASINSEKIEMEIESPAEGTILDIKVPEGEGVPPGTVICYIGEGNEQVEEKKERNVESKRKKERKNISPVARKIANNANLDINTLVGTGPGGRITKEDVLHALPEQTEKKQKETGPQPVNMMRKTIASRMMESLQTSAQLTITMKADVTKLSNLQHQLNETSIARYETKLTITDFVAKAVVLSLLEHPVMNSQYQNGHVEAFEEVHLGIAAALDNGLAVPVIRNAERLTLIELAKSMKLYGKKAREGKLLHEDIKGSTFTITNLGAYGVEHFTPILNPPEAGILGIGTMYETPVYQGDELCKGTLLPLSLTFDHRVLDGAPASAFLSTVKAHLEEPISILL; encoded by the coding sequence ATGGCTATCGAGGTTGTGATGCCTAAATTGGGCATGTCGATGAAAGAAGGAACGGTATCTGTCTGGAATAAAGAAGTCGGAGAGACTGTAAATAAAGGAGAAAGCATCGCAAGCATCAACTCTGAAAAAATTGAAATGGAAATCGAATCACCTGCTGAAGGAACCATATTAGATATAAAAGTGCCTGAGGGAGAAGGTGTACCTCCTGGCACGGTCATCTGCTATATCGGTGAAGGAAATGAACAGGTAGAGGAAAAGAAAGAGAGAAACGTAGAGTCAAAACGGAAGAAAGAGAGAAAGAACATTTCCCCTGTTGCTCGTAAAATTGCAAATAACGCAAACCTAGACATTAATACACTTGTGGGGACAGGGCCGGGAGGAAGAATTACGAAAGAAGATGTGCTTCATGCACTTCCTGAACAGACAGAGAAAAAACAAAAGGAGACAGGGCCTCAGCCTGTTAACATGATGCGGAAAACAATCGCGTCAAGGATGATGGAAAGTCTGCAAACAAGCGCACAATTAACCATTACAATGAAAGCGGACGTGACAAAACTTTCAAACTTACAACATCAACTGAATGAAACATCCATAGCACGTTATGAGACAAAATTGACCATTACCGATTTTGTAGCCAAAGCAGTCGTTCTTTCATTACTAGAACATCCTGTAATGAACAGTCAATATCAAAACGGACATGTGGAAGCCTTTGAAGAAGTTCATCTAGGAATCGCTGCTGCTTTAGATAATGGCTTGGCTGTGCCGGTCATTCGGAATGCTGAGCGGTTAACGCTGATTGAGCTGGCGAAAAGCATGAAATTGTATGGCAAAAAAGCACGTGAAGGGAAACTTCTTCATGAAGATATCAAAGGTTCTACCTTTACCATCACCAATCTTGGAGCGTATGGCGTAGAGCATTTCACGCCAATTTTGAATCCGCCGGAAGCGGGTATCCTTGGCATTGGCACAATGTATGAAACCCCTGTTTATCAAGGTGATGAATTGTGCAAAGGAACCCTCCTGCCACTTAGTCTTACGTTTGATCACCGCGTACTCGACGGAGCACCTGCATCCGCCTTTTTATCAACAGTCAAAGCACATTTAGAAGAACCAATATCCATCCTTTTATAG
- the lpdA gene encoding dihydrolipoyl dehydrogenase: protein MTLVIIGGGPAGYVAAITAARFGREVVLIDQGLLGGTCLNEGCIPTKALLQSADIYEHVKSAEHFGIELPENEPIIHWNAVQKRKRSVVKQLTDGVHYLMNKNKISVLNGKASFLSAHELLIESEGKSDIIQAKQIIIASGSEPTALPFAPFDREWIIDSKDAMTLPSIPDSLCIIGGGVIGCEFASIFSRMGSKVVMVEQAAHILPEEDHDTANCLYDQLQKSGIEILTSAAVKQLDAISKKVVIEKDHGERCDIQSDHCLVAIGRKPRLGELNLEQIGIEFDRNGICVNEHMQTNLPHIYACGDVTGGVQLAHAAFHEGTIAASHASGEDVKVNEQVIPRCIYTSPEIASVGLNEENARKQYGEIWIGKFAFSANGKALILNQPAGQVKVIVEPQYQEILGVSIIGPNATELIGQAAVMMHTELTVDTLEQFIAAHPTLSEAIHEALLQTNGRAVHS, encoded by the coding sequence ATGACACTGGTCATTATAGGAGGCGGGCCAGCAGGATATGTGGCGGCCATAACAGCCGCCCGTTTTGGCAGAGAGGTTGTATTAATTGACCAAGGCCTGTTAGGAGGTACCTGCCTGAATGAAGGCTGTATTCCAACGAAAGCACTTTTGCAAAGCGCCGATATATACGAGCATGTGAAATCAGCTGAACATTTTGGAATTGAGCTTCCAGAAAATGAGCCTATCATTCATTGGAATGCTGTGCAAAAGCGGAAACGGTCAGTCGTCAAGCAGCTGACTGATGGTGTTCATTATTTGATGAATAAAAACAAAATCAGCGTGTTAAATGGAAAGGCATCATTTCTTTCGGCACATGAGTTATTGATAGAAAGTGAAGGGAAATCTGACATCATTCAAGCAAAACAAATCATTATTGCTTCAGGATCAGAACCAACTGCTTTACCTTTCGCACCATTTGACAGAGAGTGGATCATTGATAGTAAGGATGCGATGACGCTCCCTTCAATACCAGATTCGCTTTGTATCATTGGTGGAGGGGTGATCGGCTGTGAGTTTGCAAGCATCTTTAGCCGAATGGGATCAAAGGTTGTCATGGTGGAACAGGCAGCACACATTTTACCTGAAGAAGATCACGATACAGCTAACTGTCTTTACGATCAGCTTCAAAAATCAGGTATAGAGATTTTGACATCAGCAGCAGTCAAACAGCTTGATGCAATCTCAAAAAAAGTGGTCATTGAGAAGGATCATGGGGAGCGCTGTGACATCCAGTCCGATCATTGTTTAGTCGCCATTGGCAGAAAGCCGAGGCTGGGAGAGCTGAATCTTGAGCAGATCGGCATTGAATTTGACAGGAACGGCATCTGCGTGAATGAGCATATGCAAACCAATCTCCCGCATATCTATGCGTGCGGTGATGTGACAGGCGGCGTTCAGCTTGCTCATGCTGCTTTTCATGAAGGAACGATTGCGGCATCACATGCATCAGGTGAAGATGTAAAGGTCAATGAACAAGTGATTCCAAGGTGCATCTACACGTCTCCAGAAATCGCTAGTGTCGGTTTAAATGAAGAGAATGCTAGAAAACAATATGGGGAGATTTGGATAGGGAAATTTGCATTTTCTGCAAATGGAAAAGCACTAATTTTAAATCAGCCAGCTGGTCAAGTAAAGGTCATTGTTGAACCGCAATATCAAGAGATTTTAGGGGTATCAATCATCGGACCGAATGCAACAGAACTGATTGGACAAGCGGCGGTGATGATGCATACAGAGCTGACAGTTGATACATTAGAGCAGTTTATTGCGGCACATCCGACACTCTCTGAGGCGATACATGAAGCCTTGCTGCAAACAAATGGACGAGCGGTGCACTCCTGA
- a CDS encoding sigma-54-dependent Fis family transcriptional regulator gives MNPTPCYLNTWKRFVREGLLDRSRLNKRVMESWHRCKQANVNPYLDKGQSLLEKKLFSVQKKKFSLFLNAALPYLNKISQQLKESDMMALLIDADGYVLSLTGSQKTLVEAKKINFIEGARWTESDVGTNAIGTALVIGEAVAINGTEHFSVASHHWSCSAAPIRDADGTIIGVIDISCMAHQRHPFMLGMASTVAYAIEREIRVQQKRKEMELINHCLQQVEVDEPYVVCNEKKQIVLASKPIRDRFSDWYGMDVELLMDIFVTRDKQIIQSEQDGKLLGMSFSLEEAAKSNITVSFAQFPGESGTSTVFQQTLIEMKQAAQTDANVSIWGETGTGKELAARAIHLASERHKGPFIAVNCGAIPESLLESELFGYAEGAFTGAKRHGAKGKFEQAHKGTLFLDEIGEISNAMQVALLRVIEERKVVKLGGTHEIPLDIRLITATHRNMNELLKEGNIREDLYYRLHVYPINIPPLRERKEDIHDLYRYYQKKHDWNATFPKSFFQTLQQYHWPGNIRELFNLFEHIRVLYPEGGWLGPSQYAEVLKVFDKKKKKLYPAKHSGFSEGLSYRQQIQKQMVIDSLHKTKGHVSEAARLAGVPRSTFYKWMRKYKLS, from the coding sequence ATGAATCCGACGCCTTGTTATTTAAATACTTGGAAACGTTTTGTTCGTGAAGGTTTGCTTGATAGGTCTCGTCTGAATAAGAGAGTGATGGAGTCATGGCACAGATGTAAACAGGCAAATGTGAACCCGTATTTAGATAAAGGCCAGTCGTTGTTAGAAAAGAAATTATTCAGTGTTCAAAAAAAGAAGTTCTCACTATTTCTAAATGCCGCTCTTCCTTATTTAAATAAAATCAGTCAGCAATTAAAAGAATCTGACATGATGGCATTACTCATCGATGCAGATGGTTATGTGCTGAGTCTGACAGGAAGCCAAAAGACGTTAGTAGAAGCGAAAAAAATAAATTTTATAGAGGGTGCTCGCTGGACCGAATCCGATGTGGGGACGAATGCTATTGGAACGGCACTGGTCATTGGGGAAGCTGTGGCGATCAACGGAACTGAGCATTTTTCAGTCGCTTCCCACCATTGGAGTTGTTCAGCGGCCCCTATTCGTGATGCAGACGGCACGATCATAGGAGTAATTGATATCTCCTGTATGGCGCATCAAAGGCATCCTTTTATGCTTGGAATGGCTTCAACAGTTGCATATGCCATAGAGAGAGAAATTCGAGTCCAGCAAAAAAGGAAAGAGATGGAGCTGATCAATCATTGTCTCCAGCAGGTAGAAGTGGACGAGCCATATGTAGTCTGTAATGAGAAAAAGCAAATTGTTTTGGCAAGCAAACCGATTAGAGACCGATTTTCAGACTGGTATGGAATGGATGTTGAGCTGCTCATGGATATATTTGTTACAAGGGACAAGCAGATCATTCAGTCAGAACAAGATGGAAAGCTGCTTGGGATGTCTTTTTCTCTTGAAGAAGCAGCGAAGAGCAATATAACCGTTTCTTTTGCTCAATTTCCCGGGGAATCTGGAACAAGTACGGTATTTCAGCAGACGCTCATTGAAATGAAACAAGCGGCACAAACAGATGCAAATGTATCTATTTGGGGAGAAACAGGTACAGGGAAAGAACTGGCTGCTCGAGCGATTCACTTAGCTAGTGAAAGACATAAAGGACCGTTTATTGCCGTTAATTGTGGAGCCATACCCGAAAGCCTGTTAGAAAGCGAGCTATTTGGTTATGCTGAAGGAGCTTTTACAGGAGCAAAACGTCATGGAGCAAAGGGGAAGTTTGAACAGGCGCATAAAGGAACACTTTTTTTAGATGAAATTGGCGAAATCTCAAATGCGATGCAAGTGGCACTTCTTAGGGTCATTGAAGAAAGGAAAGTCGTAAAGCTCGGAGGGACACACGAAATCCCTTTGGATATTAGACTCATTACAGCAACACACCGAAATATGAATGAGCTGCTGAAGGAAGGAAACATACGAGAAGATTTGTATTACCGTCTTCATGTTTACCCAATCAACATCCCGCCACTTAGAGAAAGAAAAGAAGACATTCACGATTTATATCGTTATTACCAAAAGAAGCACGACTGGAATGCGACATTTCCTAAATCATTTTTTCAGACATTGCAGCAATATCACTGGCCGGGAAACATACGAGAGCTTTTTAATCTGTTTGAACATATCAGAGTGTTATACCCTGAAGGAGGATGGCTGGGTCCGTCTCAATATGCTGAGGTCTTAAAGGTGTTTGACAAGAAAAAAAAGAAGCTGTATCCTGCAAAACATAGCGGGTTTTCAGAGGGGCTATCATACAGGCAGCAAATTCAAAAGCAGATGGTCATTGATTCACTTCATAAAACGAAGGGACATGTGTCAGAAGCAGCGAGATTAGCGGGAGTGCCAAGAAGCACCTTTTACAAGTGGATGCGGAAGTATAAACTATCGTGA
- a CDS encoding DUF3986 family protein yields MNYDETQHLHISYNKNGLDFEAVGFKRLNVDVWDVYFNFQDHAMDEPPLRFSKIDPFGCMIFSITSKDLSEDEATQYFELWIKHELNKVL; encoded by the coding sequence ATGAATTATGATGAAACGCAACATCTACATATTAGTTACAATAAAAATGGATTAGATTTTGAAGCAGTAGGATTCAAGAGACTAAATGTTGATGTTTGGGACGTGTATTTTAACTTTCAGGATCATGCAATGGATGAACCGCCTTTGAGGTTTTCAAAAATCGATCCATTCGGTTGTATGATATTCTCGATAACAAGTAAAGATTTAAGTGAAGATGAAGCTACTCAATACTTCGAACTTTGGATTAAACACGAGTTAAATAAAGTTCTCTAA